The DNA region ATTTTCTAAAGAAATCTGTCAATAAAGTCTGGTGGTGGGGCTGTATCTTCAGTTTTATGTATATTTTTGCTATATTCTCACTGAGCAGATTAGCCCTGTCCCAGTCTGCCGGTCTGTTTATAAATATGTCCATCAGCTCTTTCATGTTTTGGGAAAGGTCATCAATAAAATCCCTCTGGAGATTTTTTATTCCTACAACAGATAAAGAGGAAAAACCTTTTTCTAAAACCTCATCTAAAAACCTCTCAACCTGAGGGTATGAGGATTTTACCTTTTGATAAACTTCATCAGACAGCTTATAAATTCTCTTTTTCTTTTGTTTTATGAATACTGAGGAAAATTTCAGTTCTGGTTCTTTTGATATTGGATCAACAGCATCGCTCACCGTGATATTCGTTGGAAAGTGGTAGATCTTTCCGTATCCGAAAGGAGCAAACACCACCCCTTTTTTTATTTTTCCTATTTTTGCTTTTATATAAATCTGCCCCCTTACAGATTTTATATTTATGTAATCATTATCAAATATCCCAAGATCAAGGGCATCTTCCTCATTAATCAGTATAAAAGGCTCAGACTCTCCTCTGAGAAGTTCCATTGCCTTACCTGTTCTTGTCATAGTGTGCCACTGCTTTTTTGTTCTTCCTGTAGTCAATACAAACGAATAGGGATACTCTGTGGTGTCTGCAGGAGGAGAAAAAGCAGCAGGGTTGAATTTCGCCTTTCCTGAAGGTGTTGGAAATCTTTTTTCTTTATATAGCCACTTTCCCCCCCACTGCTTCGGCAGGTCTTCATAATTCCAGTTAGAGATATCACACAGCCTTCCTTTTGTTGTTTTTTTATACTCATCAAAGATTTCCCTTGCGTTTTTATAAGAAAAGTGCTCCCCCCAACCTAATTTTTTGGCAACTTCGCAGAATATTTCCCAATCGTGTTTACACTGGGGAGGTGGATCAGCAAAAGGTCTGTTGTAAGTCACTGTTCTGTCAGAGCCTGTCATAACACCTTCCTTCTCTCCCCACTGGGTAGCCGGCAGAACAAGGTTGGCGTAGTCCACAGAGTCTGTTAGATACGCATCTTGAACTATAACAAATGTATTTCTTAAAGCTCTCCAGAATTTGTTTAGGTTTGGCATTGTAACGGCAGGATTTGTACACACTATCCACAAAAGATTTATATCACCATTTATCATACTGTCAACAGCTTCAACAATCGTTAGACCCGGAGTGCCTTTTATACTTCCTTCAGGAATTTCCCAAAACTGCTCCATAAATACCCTGTCTTCTTTATTCCTAACGTCCCTGTAGCCGGGAAGACCGTTGACAAGGTATCCTACTTCCCTTCCTCCCATAGCGTTAGGCTGTCCGGTTAAAGAAAATGGACAGCCCTTTTCATTTATTCTTCCTGTTGATAGATGGACATTGATCAGGGAGATATTTTTCATTGTGCCGTTAGATGACTGGTTAAAACCCATCGTCCAGAAGGAAATAACCTTTTCGCTGAATGCATAAATCTCAGTCAGTTTATATATAAGACTCTCTTTTATACCGCATATTTTTGACGCCAGCTCAGGAGGATATTTTTCTGCCTCTTTTACGGCATCATCAAAACCCTCAGTATGCTTGCTTATAAAAGAGTAATCTATCCAGCCCTTTTTACTTAAAAGGTATAAAACACTGTTAAAAAGGACAGTATCTGTTCCCGGATTTATATCTATCCACAGATCTGCTTTTTCTGCAGTCTCTGTAAAAACAGGATCTATAACGATTATTTTGGCATCAGGATTTTCTTTTCTCCTTTTTAACACCCTTTTAAACAGGACTGGGTGAGTCCACGCGGCATTTGATCCAGCAAAGATAAAAGCGTCAGCATCATCTATATCCTCATAACTTCCAGGAGGACCATCAGAACCGAACGCCATCTTGTAACCCATAACAGCTGATGCCATACACAGCCTTGAGTTTGCATCTATGTTGTTGGTTCT from Persephonella sp. includes:
- a CDS encoding molybdopterin-dependent oxidoreductase gives rise to the protein MEEILATAQCPYCGVGCGLEIFKDKKGRIKVRGDKNHSATKGDLCLKPIPYPKVMNIGRVPSPLYRESKKDQFRKISWEEAFEIIASKLRQNKPDHNYFYISGQLTTEDSYVINKFVKGFVRTNNIDANSRLCMASAVMGYKMAFGSDGPPGSYEDIDDADAFIFAGSNAAWTHPVLFKRVLKRRKENPDAKIIVIDPVFTETAEKADLWIDINPGTDTVLFNSVLYLLSKKGWIDYSFISKHTEGFDDAVKEAEKYPPELASKICGIKESLIYKLTEIYAFSEKVISFWTMGFNQSSNGTMKNISLINVHLSTGRINEKGCPFSLTGQPNAMGGREVGYLVNGLPGYRDVRNKEDRVFMEQFWEIPEGSIKGTPGLTIVEAVDSMINGDINLLWIVCTNPAVTMPNLNKFWRALRNTFVIVQDAYLTDSVDYANLVLPATQWGEKEGVMTGSDRTVTYNRPFADPPPQCKHDWEIFCEVAKKLGWGEHFSYKNAREIFDEYKKTTKGRLCDISNWNYEDLPKQWGGKWLYKEKRFPTPSGKAKFNPAAFSPPADTTEYPYSFVLTTGRTKKQWHTMTRTGKAMELLRGESEPFILINEEDALDLGIFDNDYINIKSVRGQIYIKAKIGKIKKGVVFAPFGYGKIYHFPTNITVSDAVDPISKEPELKFSSVFIKQKKKRIYKLSDEVYQKVKSSYPQVERFLDEVLEKGFSSLSVVGIKNLQRDFIDDLSQNMKELMDIFINRPADWDRANLLSENIAKIYIKLKIQPHHQTLLTDFFRKSFEKVFDLPEEVVQAWQYTFDFLAYRIFEEVKKHYESEALKKNSEDQQ